Proteins from one Oscillatoria nigro-viridis PCC 7112 genomic window:
- a CDS encoding cytochrome c oxidase subunit 3: MQIPAIDPTKTALNYHREGEVEAHGEEHPDHRMLGVIVFLCAEGMIFFGMFAAYLIYRAMAPVWPPEGTPARELLLPGINTVILIASSFVIHNADTAIKKNDAAGMRNWLLVTIAMGAVFLAGQVYEYTHLEFGLTTNLYASCFYVLTAFHGLHVTFGVLLMAGVVWRSRVQGHYSSEHHFGIEATEIYWHFVDVIWIVLFLLLYIL; encoded by the coding sequence ATGCAAATTCCAGCGATCGATCCGACAAAAACAGCCCTAAATTACCACCGCGAGGGCGAAGTAGAAGCACACGGCGAAGAGCATCCCGACCACCGAATGTTAGGTGTAATTGTGTTCCTGTGCGCTGAAGGCATGATATTTTTCGGTATGTTTGCCGCGTATTTGATTTATCGGGCGATGGCCCCCGTGTGGCCTCCTGAAGGTACGCCAGCGCGAGAGTTATTGCTGCCGGGAATTAATACGGTGATTCTGATTGCTAGCAGTTTTGTGATTCACAATGCTGATACTGCAATCAAAAAGAATGATGCCGCCGGAATGCGAAATTGGTTGCTCGTAACTATTGCTATGGGCGCAGTTTTCTTGGCAGGTCAGGTTTACGAATACACTCATTTAGAGTTTGGCTTGACGACGAATTTGTATGCCAGTTGCTTTTACGTTTTGACTGCTTTTCACGGCTTGCACGTTACGTTTGGAGTGCTGCTGATGGCGGGGGTGGTGTGGCGATCGCGCGTGCAAGGTCACTATTCTAGCGAGCACCACTTCGGAATCGAAGCGACTGAGATTTACTGGCACTTTGTGGATGTGATTTGGATTGTTTTGTTTCTGTTACTGTATATTTTGTGA
- a CDS encoding HNH endonuclease: MTPNRGFFIVWRVRSAFIHLLKADRAKLKVAILLSSSIEKIMQCELCDRQMEALTAHHLIPKQNTKRKNEDPSPTIDICSACHRQIHSLFENKHLAQELNTLEKLKNDPELQKFVSWIKKQKTDKRIQVRGKKARS, from the coding sequence ATGACCCCCAATAGGGGGTTTTTTATTGTTTGGAGAGTGCGATCGGCTTTCATTCACCTCCTCAAAGCCGATCGCGCTAAACTAAAAGTAGCAATTCTCCTATCCAGCAGCATTGAGAAAATTATGCAGTGCGAATTGTGCGATCGACAAATGGAAGCATTAACCGCCCATCACCTCATCCCCAAACAAAACACCAAGCGGAAAAACGAAGACCCAAGCCCGACAATCGACATTTGCTCGGCCTGTCACCGCCAGATTCACTCTCTATTTGAGAACAAACACCTCGCCCAAGAGCTCAACACCCTGGAAAAGCTCAAAAATGACCCTGAACTCCAGAAATTTGTCTCTTGGATTAAGAAACAAAAAACCGACAAACGCATTCAAGTACGCGGCAAAAAAGCTCGATCGTAG
- a CDS encoding (2Fe-2S) ferredoxin domain-containing protein, whose translation MKITESSRQVLVCQNRTCRKQSAAKVLAAFQKLSPSEVEVVASSCLGQCGNGPMALVLPEEVWYNGVCPEEVATITEQHLRGGKPVERMLYRKFHRLSH comes from the coding sequence ATGAAAATAACAGAATCTTCTAGGCAAGTTCTTGTTTGCCAAAACCGCACTTGTCGCAAGCAAAGTGCAGCAAAGGTACTGGCAGCTTTTCAGAAATTGTCGCCATCAGAAGTTGAAGTTGTTGCTAGCAGTTGTTTGGGACAGTGCGGTAACGGGCCGATGGCGTTAGTGCTGCCAGAAGAGGTTTGGTACAATGGCGTTTGCCCTGAAGAAGTTGCGACAATAACTGAGCAACATTTGCGGGGAGGCAAGCCGGTGGAGAGGATGCTTTATCGCAAGTTTCACCGACTTTCTCATTAG
- a CDS encoding cysteine synthase A, giving the protein MDIKNGFVGTIGNTPLIRLNSFSDETGCEILGKAEFLNPGGSVKDRAALYIIKDAEEKGWLKPGGTVVEGTAGNTGIGLAHICNAKGYKCLIVIPDNQSQEKIDALKTLGAEVRTVPAVPYKDPNNYVKLSGRLAAEMENAVWANQFDNLANRRAHYETTGPEIWEQTNGKIDVWVAATGTGGTFAGVGMFLKEKNPAVRIVLADPMGSGLYSYFKTGEIKTEGSSITEGIGTSRVTGNMENAPVDDALQIDDAEAVRVVYQLLRKDGLFMGGSVGINVGAAVALAKQMGPGHTIVTVLCDGGARYQSRLFDRQWLASKGLSPD; this is encoded by the coding sequence ATGGATATTAAAAACGGATTTGTAGGCACAATCGGCAACACGCCACTAATTCGCTTAAACAGCTTCAGCGATGAAACTGGCTGCGAAATTCTCGGTAAAGCAGAGTTTCTCAATCCCGGCGGTTCCGTTAAAGATAGGGCTGCTTTATACATCATCAAAGATGCAGAAGAAAAAGGCTGGCTGAAACCGGGCGGCACCGTTGTTGAAGGCACTGCAGGCAATACTGGCATCGGCTTGGCACACATTTGCAACGCTAAAGGTTACAAATGTTTGATTGTGATTCCCGATAATCAATCTCAAGAAAAAATCGATGCTTTGAAAACCTTGGGCGCTGAAGTTCGGACTGTTCCTGCTGTTCCTTACAAAGACCCCAATAATTATGTCAAATTGTCGGGAAGATTGGCTGCGGAAATGGAGAATGCAGTCTGGGCAAATCAGTTTGACAATTTAGCCAATCGCCGAGCTCATTACGAGACAACTGGGCCGGAAATTTGGGAACAAACAAACGGAAAAATTGATGTTTGGGTAGCCGCAACGGGTACAGGCGGTACTTTTGCTGGGGTAGGAATGTTTTTGAAAGAAAAAAATCCTGCTGTGAGAATTGTCTTGGCAGACCCGATGGGCAGCGGGCTTTACAGTTATTTCAAAACTGGGGAAATTAAGACTGAAGGTAGTTCGATTACTGAGGGAATTGGCACGAGTCGGGTGACGGGAAATATGGAAAATGCCCCGGTAGACGATGCCTTGCAAATAGATGATGCGGAAGCCGTGCGGGTGGTTTACCAACTGTTGAGAAAAGATGGGTTATTTATGGGTGGTTCGGTAGGAATTAATGTGGGGGCGGCCGTAGCTTTGGCGAAGCAAATGGGACCGGGCCATACGATTGTTACGGTACTCTGCGACGGCGGGGCGCGCTATCAGTCGCGTTTGTTCGATCGACAATGGTTGGCTTCCAAAGGCTTGTCACCAGATTAA
- a CDS encoding Uma2 family endonuclease — translation MLTSTIVLRIPPELQMTDDEFFEFCQINSELRIERNKSGELLIMPPTGSETGNREGNIFGPLWVWAEQNGTGLAFTSSTGFTLSTGAEKSPDAAWIKLERWNALSPEQKQKFAPICPDFVVELRSASDNLKPLQEKMQEYMREPGVQLGWLIDRKNRRVYIYRPGLPEECVENPATVSGDPVLPGFVLNMSKIW, via the coding sequence ATGTTGACATCAACAATTGTGTTGCGAATACCGCCAGAATTGCAAATGACAGACGACGAGTTTTTCGAGTTCTGTCAAATCAATAGTGAGTTACGAATTGAACGCAACAAATCGGGAGAATTGCTAATTATGCCCCCTACTGGTTCGGAGACGGGAAACCGAGAAGGTAATATATTTGGGCCGTTGTGGGTTTGGGCAGAACAAAATGGTACTGGTTTAGCGTTTACTTCGAGTACAGGATTTACTCTGTCAACGGGTGCCGAAAAGTCGCCGGATGCTGCTTGGATAAAATTGGAACGGTGGAATGCTTTGTCACCAGAACAAAAGCAAAAGTTTGCCCCGATTTGCCCGGATTTTGTAGTAGAACTGAGGTCGGCTTCTGACAATCTCAAGCCATTGCAAGAAAAAATGCAAGAATATATGAGAGAACCAGGAGTGCAGTTAGGCTGGTTGATTGACCGCAAAAATCGCAGAGTTTACATCTACCGTCCCGGTTTGCCAGAGGAATGTGTGGAGAATCCGGCTACAGTTAGCGGCGACCCCGTTTTGCCGGGATTCGTACTCAATATGAGCAAGATTTGGTAA
- a CDS encoding Uma2 family endonuclease has protein sequence MVSSTIVLRIPPKLQMTDDEFFEFCQINSELRIERNKSGELLIMPPTGSETGNRSGSVFGELYIWARQDGTGICFDSSTGFKLAMGDKSPDASWIKLERWNALSPEQQQKFAPICPDFVVELRSASDNLKPLQEKMQEYMREPGVQLGWLIDRKNRCVYIYRPGLPDECVENPATVSGDPVLPGFVLNTSKIW, from the coding sequence ATGGTGTCATCAACAATTGTGTTGCGAATACCGCCCAAATTGCAAATGACAGACGACGAGTTTTTCGAGTTCTGTCAAATCAATAGTGAATTACGCATTGAACGCAACAAATCGGGAGAATTGCTAATTATGCCTCCTACTGGTTCGGAGACGGGAAATCGCAGCGGTAGCGTCTTTGGAGAGTTGTATATTTGGGCTCGCCAAGATGGAACCGGTATTTGTTTTGACTCCAGTACGGGATTTAAGCTTGCAATGGGTGACAAGTCTCCAGATGCCTCGTGGATTAAACTGGAACGGTGGAATGCTTTGTCACCAGAACAACAGCAAAAGTTTGCCCCGATTTGCCCGGATTTTGTAGTAGAACTGAGGTCGGCTTCTGACAATCTCAAGCCCTTGCAAGAAAAAATGCAAGAATATATGAGAGAACCAGGAGTGCAGTTAGGCTGGTTGATTGACCGCAAAAATCGCTGCGTTTACATCTACCGTCCCGGTTTGCCAGACGAATGTGTGGAGAATCCGGCTACAGTTAGCGGCGACCCCGTTTTGCCGGGATTCGTACTCAATACGAGCAAGATTTGGTAA
- a CDS encoding peroxiredoxin, translated as MTLRLGDTVPNFTQASSEGEINFYDWAGDSWVVLFSHPKDYTPVCTTELGAVARLKSEFDKRGVKTIALSVDDVDSHMGWIKDIEETQNVTLNYPILADGDRKVSDIYDMIHPNSLNNLTIRTVFVIDPEKKLRLSITYPASTGRNFNEILRVIDSLQLTDNYSVATPVDWKDGDDCVIVPSITDPAELAEKFPKGYTPIKPYLRMTPQPNK; from the coding sequence ATGACTCTGCGATTAGGCGATACAGTTCCCAACTTTACCCAAGCTTCGTCTGAAGGGGAAATCAATTTCTACGACTGGGCCGGGGATAGCTGGGTCGTGTTGTTTTCTCACCCGAAAGACTATACTCCAGTGTGCACCACAGAACTCGGTGCAGTGGCCCGTCTCAAGTCTGAATTTGACAAGCGGGGCGTCAAAACCATTGCCCTCAGCGTCGATGATGTGGATTCTCACATGGGCTGGATTAAAGATATTGAGGAAACGCAAAATGTCACCCTCAATTATCCGATTTTAGCAGATGGCGATCGTAAAGTCTCCGACATTTACGACATGATCCATCCCAACTCGCTAAACAACTTAACAATCCGCACAGTTTTTGTGATTGACCCGGAAAAGAAATTGCGTTTGAGCATTACTTATCCGGCGAGCACTGGTCGGAATTTTAATGAAATTTTGCGAGTAATTGATTCCTTGCAACTTACGGACAACTACAGCGTTGCAACTCCGGTTGATTGGAAAGACGGCGACGATTGCGTAATCGTACCTTCGATTACCGACCCCGCAGAATTGGCAGAGAAATTTCCCAAAGGCTACACGCCGATTAAGCCTTATTTGCGGATGACTCCTCAGCCGAATAAATAG
- a CDS encoding cupin domain-containing protein has protein sequence MLIQKLNACDEFIAGDGTQLRELLHPDKQAVDLRYSLAHAALPPGQTSALHSLTTSEVYYILSGVGEMHIDGENQFVEAGDAVYIPPNAKQFIYNCGTEPLIFICIVDPAWRKEDETIFQ, from the coding sequence ATGCTAATTCAAAAGCTAAATGCCTGCGACGAGTTTATTGCCGGCGACGGTACTCAACTGCGAGAATTGCTGCATCCAGACAAACAAGCTGTGGATTTGCGTTACAGTTTAGCCCACGCCGCTTTGCCACCGGGACAAACTTCTGCGCTGCACTCCCTGACAACTTCTGAAGTTTACTACATCCTCAGCGGCGTTGGAGAAATGCACATCGACGGCGAAAATCAATTTGTGGAAGCAGGAGATGCAGTTTACATTCCCCCAAACGCCAAGCAGTTTATTTACAACTGTGGCACAGAGCCACTAATATTTATTTGTATCGTCGATCCCGCGTGGCGGAAGGAAGACGAGACAATTTTTCAGTAA
- a CDS encoding ChaN family lipoprotein, producing MKTTKLIKLCALSIGIFLLCSSVAASSTTANPQPGQTYTNQEILQQLVKAKVVYLGETHDSAEDHQAQLKIIREMQRQNRKIAIAMEMFQRPFQSAIDNYLAGKLTEQQLIEETEYDRRWRFPWESYAPILRFAALNQLPVLALNTPSEVTRKVASQGLESLTAEEKKHIPPISEIRTDNAEYRQMLLEVYQQHQKAAQGNSTAFERFLQAQVLWDETMAEKIAEFVKANPDYQVVVLAGKGHIIYGYGIPSRVERRLGVGNVKVRSVLFNSSDNPALSADRPIADFVWNH from the coding sequence ATGAAAACAACCAAACTCATCAAACTGTGCGCCTTATCGATCGGCATCTTCCTGCTGTGCAGCAGTGTAGCGGCTTCTTCAACGACGGCGAACCCTCAACCTGGGCAGACTTACACTAACCAAGAGATTCTGCAACAGTTGGTGAAGGCAAAAGTCGTGTATCTGGGAGAAACCCACGATAGCGCGGAAGACCACCAAGCTCAACTAAAGATTATCCGAGAAATGCAGCGGCAAAATCGGAAAATTGCGATCGCGATGGAAATGTTTCAGCGTCCCTTTCAAAGTGCGATCGACAACTACTTAGCAGGTAAACTGACTGAACAGCAATTAATCGAGGAAACAGAGTACGATCGCAGATGGCGTTTTCCCTGGGAATCTTACGCCCCCATTTTGCGGTTTGCCGCATTAAATCAACTACCTGTCCTCGCCTTAAATACACCATCCGAAGTAACGAGAAAAGTTGCCAGTCAAGGTTTAGAAAGCCTCACAGCAGAGGAAAAAAAACACATTCCGCCAATATCCGAAATTCGCACCGACAACGCCGAATACAGGCAAATGCTGCTAGAAGTTTACCAGCAACACCAAAAGGCAGCACAGGGAAATAGTACGGCTTTTGAAAGATTCTTGCAAGCCCAAGTTTTGTGGGACGAAACTATGGCGGAAAAAATAGCTGAATTTGTCAAAGCCAACCCCGACTATCAAGTTGTAGTGTTGGCGGGTAAAGGACACATTATTTACGGTTACGGCATTCCCAGTCGCGTCGAGAGGCGTTTGGGAGTCGGGAATGTAAAAGTGCGATCGGTTTTATTCAATTCCAGTGACAATCCTGCTTTGTCGGCAGATAGACCCATTGCTGACTTTGTTTGGAATCATTGA
- a CDS encoding AAA family ATPase, which produces MKVNRLKMNSFRGISDLTLEFDTDEPTVFIGINGVGKSSILECLAILLSWLTKRIQTPNSNGRSFNEDDIKNGCKETHNEITISINDWELVWSLTKVRKGRSQDTSSNLVGLKGVVDNIHSQLDANSYAALPLAVYYPTNRAVLDIPLKIRTKHSFEQITAYDEVLTGGRIDFRRFFEWFREREDYENELRLNDSDRYRDRQLEAVRYAFANLLDGFSNLRVRRSPLLRMTVNKQGEELIVNQLSDGEKCLLALAGDLARRLAIANPNPDCNPLEGSGVVLIDEIELHLHPKWQRAIIPNLKKTFPNCQFIITTHSPQVISDLKWVHLLRSTSEGIAIDRVPSFGKDSNRILETLMGTPERPQEIKEDLRELFRLIDKGELGKAREFRQELAHKMGEEDPEFVRADWLIQRKEIINK; this is translated from the coding sequence GTGAAAGTCAACCGTCTAAAAATGAACTCATTCCGAGGCATCAGCGATTTGACCCTGGAGTTTGATACCGATGAGCCGACTGTGTTCATCGGTATCAACGGTGTGGGGAAGTCCAGCATACTTGAGTGTTTGGCTATTCTTCTCTCCTGGCTGACAAAGCGAATTCAAACTCCCAATAGTAATGGACGTTCTTTCAACGAAGATGATATCAAAAACGGATGCAAAGAAACTCACAACGAAATTACAATTTCAATCAATGACTGGGAATTGGTATGGTCTTTAACCAAGGTCAGGAAAGGGCGAAGCCAGGATACTAGCAGCAACCTTGTGGGCTTAAAAGGAGTTGTCGATAACATACACAGTCAGTTAGATGCTAATTCTTACGCAGCATTGCCTCTGGCTGTTTACTACCCAACTAACCGTGCCGTACTTGATATTCCTTTGAAGATTAGGACGAAACATTCGTTTGAGCAGATAACTGCTTATGACGAGGTTCTCACGGGAGGGCGAATCGATTTTAGGCGCTTTTTTGAATGGTTTAGAGAGCGGGAAGATTACGAAAACGAATTACGACTAAATGATTCCGATCGGTATCGCGATCGCCAACTAGAAGCAGTCAGATATGCGTTCGCTAACTTACTAGACGGCTTTTCAAATTTACGGGTTAGGCGATCGCCTTTGTTGCGAATGACTGTAAACAAACAAGGCGAGGAACTGATCGTCAATCAACTATCCGATGGTGAAAAATGCTTGTTAGCACTAGCAGGAGATTTAGCAAGGCGTTTGGCGATCGCAAATCCGAATCCAGATTGCAATCCGCTTGAGGGTTCCGGCGTTGTTTTGATTGACGAGATTGAGCTCCACTTGCACCCAAAATGGCAACGGGCGATTATTCCGAATCTGAAAAAAACATTCCCAAATTGCCAGTTTATAATTACGACTCATTCGCCACAGGTAATCAGCGATCTCAAATGGGTTCATCTTTTGAGGTCAACATCTGAAGGAATTGCGATCGATCGAGTACCATCCTTTGGGAAAGATAGCAATCGGATTCTAGAAACGCTTATGGGAACTCCCGAACGTCCGCAGGAAATTAAGGAAGATTTACGCGAATTGTTTCGCTTGATAGACAAGGGCGAACTCGGAAAGGCGCGGGAATTTCGCCAAGAATTAGCACACAAAATGGGAGAAGAAGACCCTGAATTTGTGAGAGCAGATTGGCTAATTCAACGCAAGGAAATTATCAATAAATGA
- a CDS encoding retron system putative HNH endonuclease, whose protein sequence is MKYIQKGKEPQNFSDWKATQMSLGVNYDYKSLSNPEKKAVHISLLSEQGYICCYCCKRVEQSNSHIEHLHPQSKTDLELSVDYTNMLASCGRDPDWPEYCGNKKKNLAIGVSPLQTNCEEFFDYSSTGEILPTANNLAHQKDAQRTIEVLGLNHYDLMQGRIQALEALQGIMTQEEAELLAQVCQQMNAQGRYQPFCNAVLYYLKNYFGVS, encoded by the coding sequence ATGAAATACATTCAAAAAGGGAAAGAACCTCAAAATTTTTCCGACTGGAAGGCTACACAGATGTCTCTCGGTGTCAACTATGATTACAAAAGTCTTTCCAACCCTGAGAAAAAAGCGGTACACATTTCTTTGCTAAGTGAACAAGGCTATATTTGCTGCTACTGCTGTAAGAGAGTTGAGCAAAGTAATAGCCATATTGAACATCTACACCCTCAGAGCAAGACTGATTTAGAATTATCTGTTGATTACACAAATATGCTAGCTTCTTGTGGCAGAGATCCAGATTGGCCAGAGTATTGTGGCAATAAGAAGAAGAATCTTGCGATCGGAGTTTCGCCACTACAAACCAACTGTGAAGAATTTTTTGATTACTCTAGCACTGGTGAGATACTGCCAACTGCAAATAATTTAGCTCATCAAAAAGATGCTCAAAGAACTATTGAAGTTTTGGGACTCAATCATTATGACTTAATGCAGGGACGAATTCAAGCACTTGAAGCATTGCAAGGAATCATGACACAGGAAGAGGCAGAATTATTAGCTCAAGTTTGTCAACAAATGAATGCACAAGGGCGATACCAGCCTTTTTGTAATGCTGTTTTGTATTATCTCAAAAATTATTTTGGTGTTTCTTAA
- a CDS encoding NADPH-dependent FMN reductase, whose product MTNRPKILAFAGSTREASYNKLLVKVAAAGARAAGAEVTYVDLRDLPMPLFDEDLEAKEGMPENARKFKELMVAHDGFLIASPEYNSSITPVLKNAIDWVSRPAPGEPGLVAFTGKVAVIMSASPGGMGGLRGLVHLRSILGNINVLVLPDQKAIPQAFEAFNADGTMKDSKQQDAVENLGAKLSNVLSKLIA is encoded by the coding sequence ATGACAAACAGACCAAAAATACTCGCATTTGCCGGAAGTACCCGCGAAGCATCCTACAACAAACTGCTGGTAAAAGTTGCGGCGGCTGGGGCTAGGGCGGCGGGTGCAGAAGTTACTTATGTAGATTTGCGCGATTTGCCGATGCCGCTATTTGACGAAGATTTGGAAGCAAAAGAGGGAATGCCAGAAAATGCCCGCAAATTCAAGGAATTGATGGTAGCGCATGACGGGTTTTTGATAGCTTCCCCTGAGTATAACAGTTCAATTACGCCTGTGTTGAAAAATGCGATCGATTGGGTATCGCGCCCAGCACCCGGTGAACCGGGATTGGTTGCCTTTACTGGCAAAGTAGCGGTAATTATGAGTGCTTCCCCAGGCGGAATGGGCGGTTTGCGGGGATTGGTTCATTTGCGATCGATCCTGGGGAATATTAACGTATTGGTACTCCCGGATCAGAAAGCAATTCCCCAAGCTTTTGAAGCATTTAATGCTGACGGTACGATGAAAGATTCCAAACAGCAGGACGCTGTTGAGAATCTCGGTGCTAAGTTGTCTAATGTGCTGTCGAAATTAATCGCATGA
- a CDS encoding helix-turn-helix domain-containing protein yields the protein MTFTGDPDSAPALPTAAEAAVAKTSSRALESHLQNHPSGESLKLILNEKEGKTIDIPAAALPLLLEILQQTSSGNTVKLIPITEELDIWQVEALLNVSREDVWKLLDSGEIPYKMVNTCRRIRYEDVMKYKKQDYDKRSKILDELVAESEALGLYD from the coding sequence ATGACATTCACCGGAGATCCCGACTCAGCACCTGCTTTGCCGACAGCAGCAGAAGCAGCGGTTGCCAAAACCAGCAGCCGCGCTTTAGAATCGCACTTGCAAAATCATCCGTCTGGCGAATCCCTGAAATTGATATTAAACGAAAAAGAGGGAAAGACAATTGACATACCTGCCGCAGCATTGCCACTGCTATTAGAAATTTTGCAACAGACAAGCAGCGGCAATACTGTCAAGCTGATTCCAATTACTGAGGAACTCGATATCTGGCAGGTTGAGGCCTTACTCAATGTCTCCCGCGAGGATGTGTGGAAGTTGCTAGATTCTGGCGAAATTCCTTACAAAATGGTAAATACCTGTCGCCGGATACGTTATGAAGATGTAATGAAATATAAAAAGCAGGATTATGACAAAAGAAGTAAAATACTTGACGAACTTGTCGCAGAATCAGAAGCACTCGGTTTGTACGACTAA
- a CDS encoding PIN domain-containing protein: protein MEIVKVVCDANVLYSAALRDFLMELAVSDVFEPRWTEEIHGEWMRNVLQNNPNLTLEQLARTKNLMNASIKNCVVTGYEPIIPELELPDPGDRHVLAAAIHSRADFIVTFNLRDFPTENLKQYNIEPLHPDRLILRFLNLKFEGVCKAAEKQRIRLKNPPKTPDEYLQTLVELGLPLSANRMRELCYRD, encoded by the coding sequence ATGGAAATTGTAAAAGTTGTCTGCGATGCTAATGTTTTGTATTCAGCCGCACTCCGCGATTTTCTGATGGAATTAGCAGTTAGTGATGTGTTTGAGCCGAGGTGGACAGAAGAGATTCACGGCGAGTGGATGAGAAACGTGCTTCAAAACAATCCAAATCTCACATTAGAACAGCTTGCCAGAACCAAAAATCTGATGAATGCAAGCATTAAAAATTGTGTGGTGACTGGCTACGAGCCAATTATACCAGAGTTGGAACTTCCAGATCCGGGCGATCGGCACGTTCTAGCAGCAGCAATTCATTCTCGCGCGGATTTTATCGTTACTTTCAATCTCAGGGATTTTCCTACTGAGAATCTCAAACAATATAACATTGAACCGCTGCACCCAGATCGGTTAATCCTGCGCTTTCTCAACTTAAAGTTTGAAGGTGTATGCAAAGCAGCCGAGAAACAAAGAATCCGGCTCAAGAATCCGCCAAAAACGCCGGACGAGTATTTACAAACGCTGGTAGAATTGGGACTGCCGCTGTCAGCAAATCGGATGCGAGAATTGTGCTATCGAGATTAG
- a CDS encoding inositol monophosphatase family protein codes for MTNFWDSILSFALVTVERVGQQLLQDFGSVQADEKDDGSLVTKSDNWADAEIRSAIASTFPTHGILSEEGEQVFPDTEWCWVVDPLDGTTNFARGIPIWGISLGLLYRGTPVFGCVHLPPINQSFHGFYAPDLAGGVFDNMPQGAFLNGQQIRPSADKMSGNHFFNLCSRSVGMGPHLPSKVRMLGMASYNFLTVASGAVLGGVEATPKIWDIAGSWVIVKAAGAVWLPLESQGIFPLEVGKNYGRVSYPTLVVNRQELVSVFLPFVEAWKKKKKG; via the coding sequence ATGACTAATTTTTGGGATTCTATTTTAAGTTTTGCACTGGTTACTGTCGAGAGAGTCGGGCAGCAGTTGTTGCAAGATTTCGGTTCCGTGCAAGCGGATGAAAAGGATGACGGGAGTTTGGTGACGAAATCCGATAATTGGGCTGATGCGGAAATTAGAAGTGCGATCGCATCTACTTTTCCCACTCACGGAATTTTAAGTGAGGAAGGAGAACAGGTTTTCCCAGATACTGAATGGTGTTGGGTTGTCGATCCTTTGGATGGTACGACTAATTTTGCTAGGGGAATTCCGATTTGGGGTATTTCTTTGGGTTTGTTGTATCGCGGAACTCCGGTTTTTGGCTGCGTGCATTTACCCCCAATTAATCAGTCTTTTCACGGTTTTTATGCACCTGATTTGGCGGGCGGCGTGTTTGACAATATGCCTCAAGGTGCGTTTTTAAACGGGCAGCAAATTCGGCCGAGTGCTGATAAAATGAGCGGGAATCATTTTTTTAATTTGTGTTCGCGGAGTGTGGGAATGGGGCCTCATCTTCCGAGTAAAGTTCGGATGTTGGGTATGGCTAGTTACAATTTTTTGACTGTGGCTTCGGGTGCGGTGCTGGGAGGGGTGGAAGCGACTCCGAAAATTTGGGATATTGCGGGGAGTTGGGTAATTGTGAAGGCGGCGGGTGCCGTTTGGCTACCGCTGGAATCCCAGGGGATTTTTCCGCTGGAAGTGGGGAAGAATTACGGGAGAGTTTCTTATCCGACTTTGGTGGTGAACCGGCAGGAGTTGGTGTCGGTGTTTTTGCCGTTTGTGGAGGCTTGGAAGAAGAAAAAAAAGGGGTGA